One part of the Musa acuminata AAA Group cultivar baxijiao chromosome BXJ1-5, Cavendish_Baxijiao_AAA, whole genome shotgun sequence genome encodes these proteins:
- the LOC103984226 gene encoding cysteine-tryptophan domain-containing zinc finger protein 7 encodes MLSVGRREDGRQGLGFGGGGMDEDNELEEGEACSGQEDDPSIDPDALSYIDEKIQDVLGHFQKDFEAGVSAENLGAKFGGYGSFLPTHQRSPSILCQPRSPQKLPNQNVTRSPYKSTVEVTNQDNSVTMSSPFPRNNTVAVSLLDNSYKTDSCVNKPNVQEPSSECSSFNKTTNGTDHKTLKVRIKMVDNNLARNNAAIYSGLGLDYSPSSSFEDSPDGNEGVFPGFRDLPDESPGTIIQVMTCFAVPGGFLLSPLQDNLFHLTEKDISYIKQSKRHKSYKGLPETTIDFADSTTHSREVKGQMKQTKARGLKGRPSEIKDSEGKDNITFGKEIESETHSGREPTSSSFNMPASSISKNAIKEARPIVGNAVKIDNKLLDQPSEMKKTSLKDQSSFTGSVKELFESTPNNDIDNSGNEVMNSRGQLTAKVSMSKKALEERNKDYLKDKKSDLQRERRSNIEKDLDITDTHSSGHKRSNEQVSVPTDRFKPGSSPSRERILQQKEQRSDRKKKLKVSHTNSEPFGEILKDNVSGNVIATTKEKKKASHSKADNAQKKSKVLKPRKDLSGSSFSESHGNVIWDVKAEEFENGVGLLNRSKGKQKAVKCKHEKKPIVSTQASKEMSGCNKVEDTPISGAFVIEPILAPLACNAPVTDATVAPQPPVVIEEHWVCCDICQKWRLLPCGTNPGHLPTKWQCKLLNWLPGMNRCDVSEEETTNALHALYLAPAPENGASLEGRDVAAPSASLTSGVRLGQNLELHVQNVPITEKKKSALKDASSIPTHSTPTQIPNFVKKDEQAFVKSRSSNDTNLYLHSEIDSSSKGGLGNTSRLTDFGVEKHKPKQKDKHKNRRGNSDGGDHSGKNKKHSKSENQRGIDQDDLRTSKKAGKESLQYTNKSCTSDNVTAKAFEVTDVGGYSTKVITNDHTRWDNNPFLKDSKCDTKSNSSAPFKKSRDEVQSITNCESKDHVSASDVEKYSNLDVSVKKRKMKEWQESQQNQEGLVSRQHVGENGVIVKGALGENEPVKDRNFELLLSERKRSKTSKLNSKMDKNYTMTKMSLHASGEHIPDGMDEALYVVEKEHRFSQSQENAASLRELDFDSLKRDIAYAQPPVAANSSSSMVSGSHKSRSNLRETKGSPVESVSSSPLRILGIQKPSCKRTSEQKDYAINPDSSLLESPKRCSDGEVDGGNGHSGKFRKQISIQQQSFESHRVAGSGTLDSLGETFDYLEKEKIQLSVGKSEERLHVKNGASDDFSPTELGEQHPYKYDIQDLGKVNKDHLVNESSQRKSSKSSLSSKGKHRGSKSDLGKNKLRVSGPYTVNKDFHSTNNGSSCRFEATSGYCEDGKDDFDEKDEKDCLGKKEPTSRWMTSRQYNSTNFTVQDNVDSNAPIMHSSQQKDIESKVPVCGSRHIKPEFQVKPSFHNEKELDHNHLDKIDFPEPPSGLGKSQLKLTAGCKQDTQYRIPHMVSSPLKASRLDVGIVDAVNADASKVVKHHRQPEIHHRSHQTNMRHATPNGPDTSSPLRKEHYSAVMKEARDLKHSANRLKSEGLELESTGLYFEAALKFLHVAALMEPVNLDSVKQAEAAQMYFETAKLCEFVAHEYEKVKDTAAAALAYKCVEVAHLKSAYCKNPNASKDRHELQAALQFLPPGESPSSSASDVDNLNNQIILGKNASTKAVSSPQVAGNHVIAARHHHQVMRLLHYTNYLNCAFEATRKAHICLAATVDSFGKDRVDCLSSVRKALNFNFHNVDGLLRHVRLSLDSIGR; translated from the exons ATGCTGTCGGTGGGACGAAGGGAGGATGGCAGACAGGGGTTAGGGTTCGGGGGAGGAGGGATGGACGAGGATAACGAGCTCGAGGAAGGCGAGGCGTGCTCCGGTCAGGAGGACGACCCCTCAATCGACCCCGATGCTCTCTCCTACATC GATGAAAAAATCCAGGATGTATTGGGACATTTTCAGAAAGACTTCGAAGCTGGGGTCTCTGCAGAGAACTTGG GTGCAAAATTTGGAGGATATGGTTCGTTCTTACCTACTCATCAGCGTTCTCCTTCCATTTTATGTCAACCTAGAAGTCCACAAAAATTGCCAAATCAAAATGTCACCAGATCTCCCTACAAATCAACAGTCGAG GTCACGAATCAGGACAATTCAGTTACAATGAGTTCACCTTTTCCCAGAAATAACACTGTTGCAGTGTCACTACTGGACAACTCATATAAAACAGACAGTTGTGTGAATAAGCCAAATGTTCAGGAGCCTAGTTCAGAGTGTTCTTCATTTAATAAAACAACCAATGGCACTGACCACAAAACACTGAAGGTTCGCATCAAAATGGTTGATAATAACTTGGCTAGAAATAATGCTGCCATCTATAGTGGGTTAGGCCTAGATTATTCTCCATCTTCATCGTTTGAGGACAGTCCTGATGGGAACGAAGGGGTTTTTCCTGGATTCAGGGATCTGCCTGATGAATCTCCTGGGACCATCATCCAG GTTATGACATGTTTTGCGGTTCCTGGTGGCTTTTTGCTTTCACCTCTTCAAGATAATCTATTTCACTTGACCGAAAAGGATATCTCCTATATCAAACAAAGCAAAAGACATAAGTCCTACAAGGGATTGCCTGAAACAACTATAGACTTTGCAGACTCTACTACACATTCTAGAGAAGTAAAAGGTCAAATGAAACAAACAAAGGCAAGGGGGCTGAAAGGGAGACCAAGTGAAATTAAGGATTCAGAAGGCAAAGATAATATTACCTTCGGTAAGGAAATTGAAAGTGAAACCCACTCTGGACGAGAGCCCACTTCTAGTTCCTTTAATATGCCAGCATCCTCCATCTCAAAGAATGCAATCAAAGAAGCAAGACCAATAGTTGGGAATGCAGTAAAGATTGACAATAAACTGTTGGATCAACCAAGTGAAATGAAGAAGACCTCATTGAAGGACCAATCATCTTTTACTGGTTCTGTGAAGGAATTATTTGAAAGTACACCAAATAATGACATTGACAATTCAGGAAATGAAGTCATGAATTCAAGAGGGCAATTGACTGCAAAAGTTAGCATGTCAAAGAAAGCACTTGAAGAAAGAAATAAGGATTATCTAAAGGATAAGAAGTCTGATTTACAGAGAGAACGGAGAAGCAATATTGAGAAAGATTTGGATATTACAGATACCCACTCAAGTGGACACAAGAGGAGCAATGAGCAAGTATCTGTACCTACTGATCGCTTTAAACCAGGTTCTTCACCATCCAGGGAGAGGATATTGCAACAAAAGGAACAAAGGTCTGACAGGAAAAAGAAACTGAAGGTAAGTCATACCAATTCCGAACCATTTGGGGAAATTCTGAAGGATAATGTAAGTGGTAATGTAATTGCAAcgacaaaagaaaagaagaaagcttcCCATTCAAAAGCAGACAATGCTCAGAAGAAGTCCAAGGTTTTAAAACCACGTAAAGATTTGAGTGGGTCTAGCTTCAGTGAATCCCATGGAAATGTCATCTGGGATGTCAAAGCTGAAGAATTTGAAAATGGAGTTGGTTTACTGAATCGTTCAAAGGGTAAGCAGAAGGCTGTGAAGTGTAAGCATGAGAAGAAGCCCATTGTGTCTACCCAAGCATCAAAGGAAATGTCTGGTTGTAATAAGGTTGAAGATACTCCAATTTCAGGAGCATTTGTTATTGAACCTATACTTGCACCTTTGGCATGCAATGCCCCAGTTACAGATGCAACTGTTGCCCCTCAACCTCCTGTTGTTATTGAGGAACACTGGGTATgctgtgatatatgccaaaaatgGCGTCTCTTACCATGTGGGACCAATCCTGGTCATCTTCCCACAAAATGGCAATGCAAATTGCTCAATTGGTT GCCAGGGATGAATCGATGCGATGTCAGTGAGGAAGAGACAACAAATGCTCTACATGCATTATACCTTGCCCCTGCCCCAGAAAATGGTGCTAGCTTAGAGGGCCGTGATGTTGCTGCTCCTAGTGCATCTTTGACTAGTGGAGTGCGTCTTGGTCAAAATCTTGAACTTCATGTGCAAAATGTGCCTATTACTGAGAAGAAAAAAAGTGCATTAAAGGATGCTTCAAGTATACCAACTCATTCAACTCCTACTCAGATCCCAAACTTTGTGAAAAAGGATGAGCAGGCCTTTGTTAAATCTAGAAGTTCAAATGACACAAACCTGTATCTTCATTCTGAAATAGACTCATCAAGCAAAGGTGGCCTTGGTAACACAAGCAGACTAACTGATTTCGGTGTGGAAAAACATAAGCCAAAGCAAAAGGATAAGCATAAAAATCGTAGGGGCAATTCAGATGGAG GTGATCATAGCGGAAAAAACAAGAAACATTCAAAATCAGAAAACCAGAGAGGCATCGATCAAGATGATCTTAGAACTTCTAAGAAAGCTGGGAAGGAAAGCTTGCAATATACCAATAAAAGTTGTACCAGCGATAATGTAACTGCAAAGGCTTTTGAGGTAACTGACGTTGGTGGTTATTCGACTAAAGTAATCACAAATGATCATACCAGATGGGACAATAATCCCTTTTTGAAAGACTCAAAATGTGACACTAAAAGCAATTCCTCTGCACCATTTAAGAAGTCAAGGGATGAGGTTCAATCTATCACAAATTGTGAGAGTAAGGACCATGTCAGTGCTTCAGATGTAGAGAAGTATAGTAATCTGGATGTTTCTGTtaagaagaggaaaatgaaggaGTGGCAAGAGAGTCAGCAGAATCAGGAGGGACTTGTGAGTAGGCAACATGTGGGAGAAAATGGGGTTATTGTTAAAGGAGCTCTTGGTGAAAATGAACCTGTTAAGGATAGGAATTTTGAGTTATTGCTGTCTGAAAGAAAGAGATCCAAGACAAGTAAGCTGAATAGTAAGATGGATAAGAATTATACcatgaccaaaatgtctttgcatGCTAGTGGAGAGCATATACCTGATGGAATGGATGAGGCCCTTTATGTTGTGGAAAAAGAGCATCGGTTCAGTCAGAGCCAGGAGAATGCAGCATCCCTGAGGGAGCTAGACTTTGATTCCTTGAAGAGGGATATTGCCTATGCACAACCACCTGTAGCAGCTAATTCAAGTTCTTCAATGGTTTCAGGTTCCCACAAAAGTAGATCCAATCTTCGGGAAACAAAGGGTTCTCCAGTCGAGTCTGTTTCTTCATCACCTTTGAGAATATTGGGTATTCAAAAACCTTCATGCAAAAGGACCTCAGAGCAAAAAGATTATGCAATTAATCCTGATTCCTCTCTGTTGGAGAGCCCCAAAAGGTGTTCAGATGGTGAAGTTGATGGTGGAAATGGTCATTCTGGTAAGTTCAGAAAACAAATTTCTATTCAACAACAATCTTTTGAGAGTCATAGAGTGGCAGGTTCTGGAACTCTTGATTCTTTGGGAGAGACATTTGACTATTTAGAAAAGGAAAAGATCCAGTTATCTGTTGGCAAATCTGAAGAAAGGTTGCATGTGAAAAATGGTGCTTCTGATGATTTCTCACCTACTGAGCTTGGAGAGCAACATCCATATAAATATGATATCCAAGACCTGGGTAAAGTGAATAAAGATCACCTAGTGAATGAGTCTAGTCAGCGGAAGTCTAGTAAGAGTTCTTTAAGTTCTAAAGGGAAACATAGAGGTAGCAAATCTGATTTAGGTAAGAATAAGCTTAGGGTTTCTGGTCCTTATACTGTGAACAAAGACTTTCACTCTACAAATAATGGCAGCAGCTGCAGATTTGAGGCCACTTCGGGTTATTGTGAGGATGGAAAAGATGATTTTGATGAGAAGGATGAGAAGGATTGCTTGGGGAAGAAAGAACCtacttcaaggtggatgacaagTAGGCAATATAATAGCACTAATTTTACAGTGCAAGATAATGTGGATTCTAATGCTCCCATCATGCATTCTAGTCAGCAAAAGGACATAGAATCAAAAGTTCCCGTCTGTGGAAGTAGACACATTAAACCAGAATTTCAAGTGAAACCTTCTTTCCACAATGAAAAAGAATTGGACCACAAtcatttggataagattgattttCCAGAACCGCCTTCTGGACTAGGAAAGTCACAATTGAAACTGACTGCTGGCTGTAAACAAGATACTCAGTATCGGATTCCTCATATGGTCTCTTCTCCTCTCAAGGCAAGCAGATTGGATGTTGGGATAGTTGATGCAGTGAATGCTGATGCATCAAAAGTGGTCAAACATCATAGGCAGCCAGAAATCCACCATAGATCACACCAAACTAATATGAGACATGCAACTCCTAATGGTCCTGACACATCCAGTCCATTAAGAAAGGAACATTATTCTGCTGTTATGAAAGAAGCAAGAGACCTAAAACACTCAGCAAATCGGTTAAAG AGTGAAGGACTAGAACTCGAAAGCACTGGTCTGTACTTTGAGGCAGCTTTGAAGTTTCTGCATGTTGCTGCTCTCATGGAACCTGTCAATCTTGATAGTGTTAAACAAGCAGAAGCTGCACAAATGTACTTTGAAACAGCAAAACTCTGCGA ATTTGTGGCCCATGAGTATGAGAAGGTCAAGGACACGGCTGCTGCAGCTCTAGCATATAAGTGTGTTGAGGTGGCTCATCTGAAGTCTGCTTACTGTAAAAATCCTAATGCAAGCAAAGACCGTCATGAATTGCAAGCAGCTTTGCAGTTTCTTCCTCCAG GAGAATCACCATCATCTTCTGCTTCAGATGTTGATAATTTAAACAATCAGATTATATTAGGAAAAAATGCTTCAACCAAGGCTGTTAGTTCTCCTCAAGTTGCCGGCAACCATGTTATAGCTGCACGCCACCATCATCAAGTTATGCGGTTGCTCCATTAT ACAAATTATCTAAATTGCGCATTTGAAGCGACTAGGAAAGCACATATTTGCCTTGCAGCTACTGTTGACAGCTTTGGAAAGGACAGAGTGGATTGCCTGTCTTCTGTAAGAAAGGCTCTTAATTTCAACTTTCATAACGTCGATGGGTTATTGCGACATGTACGACTTTCACTGGATTCTATTGGCCGTTAA